The nucleotide sequence ggggcaggagcacagagttccctcggccagggctggagccctggagTCGCGCTGCCCCAACAGCACCTTTCGGCCAACAGCGTCCCCCTCGACGGCTGCCCCGGGGGACCCGGCATCGGACTCTGCActcgctgcaggagcagccgcccCGGTGACGTGGGTGCCGAGGGCTCGGGCCCCCGCCTCGGCATGTCGCAGCCACCCCTGTGAGGCGGTGGCCGCCTCAGAGCGGGCGGCGGGTGGCCGAGGGCGTCCCTGCCCGTAGTTGGGGCGCACGCAGGCCAGCGGTGCTGATGTCACAGTGGCCACCGTGACCCGCGGGGGCAAGCCCACAAAAAGGAGCGCTGGGCACAGGCCGTCCGTCAGTGCGACCTGgcgaggtgaggagagggcaggggagggacggggcttgtgcggggctgccgagggaggaggggggccccAGGCCTCGGGGCGCTGGGCCTGCGCTGCAAGCTCACCcgcctctggcttctccctcgcccgcgccctgcttctccctcagagtcagcagaggagcatttgGAGGAGACGCCCGGCgttgctgggacagggactctCCAGACGCTCGCCGTTGACGTGCGCCATGTCCGCGAGGAAGCAGAAGGCCCCCGGCTCGatggagcagggtgagagcaaaGTAGCCCTCCCGCAGCGTAGCAGAGGGCTTGTCGGGGCGGTCAGCGTGGGGCCGAgagcggtggcagggggaggcaggagctccccgacgaccaccccggggcagggcccctcctgtcctcagccagcggggcccaggctgggcagtgggcacctgctgggacccccgtgcctgcaatgcccccttcctctccaaggcctccagccctgcccatcagccggctcggcaggggcagagcaggccctTGGGGGCAATCCCTCAGGGacgcttcccccggccccgcagaggtgctcattcccagtggcgtttgctctctcccctccagcatgcctGCTGTGTCGCCGGGCAGAGGCTGACCCGGCTGTCTGCGGGGCCAAACTGGAGAAGCAAGGGCTCTGTGCCCATGTGTTTTGCCTGGTGAGTTACGCCggggctccctccagctttccgacaggcagtccctgccacgctctcctcagcagctcctcctcttttctctactgcagctttttgccaACGAGCTTTTTCAGCAAGGGGGCAGGGAAGTAGGACTCATGGGATTTCTCCCCGAGGATATTCGACGTGCAGTCGCGCGGGCAGCGCGGAAGGTGAGCACCTGACAAGGCCGGGGAGATCTGTGCCGGGAGAGGTTTGCGGGAGCCTAGCCCAGACCcgagagagaaatcccagcccttccagccggctctgggacaggagtcttgctcccagcagctccacagaggctccAGCACAGGAGCCTCGTCTGACAGGCGCATCTGCGGGGTGTGACCCGGCAGCGGCCACATCCTGCGCCCTGCCCGgaggcgtggggctggccgtggcggccctgaggctgccgctgatgggggctgctctgctctttccagcactgcttcgtCTGTGGCGAGAGCGGGGCCGCcatctcctgctggcagaggagctgcgacCGCAGCTTCCATCTCCCCTGTGCCGCGGAGGGTGGATGCGTCACCCAGTACGCTCTTCAGTACAggtacctcctctcccctcctcgctGCCACCCGGGGAAGGAGCCAGCGCTTCTCACCTCGcccatccctttcctcttgcccccagcgccttctgctggcagcaccgcccagagcaggcagtggaggcggctccggaggagaacaccacctgcctcatctgcctggaccttgtggaggagagaaagtcCTACGGCACCATGGTGTGCCCAGCGTGCAAACACGCCTGGTTCCACAGGGGCTGCATCCAGGCAGGAGCCGTTCCCTCGCCCCCGGGGTTCCCTCGCCCCCGGCGCACGGCAGGCGCTCGGCAGCACCAGGGCCTCGCTCATGCTCCttatgtttctcctcctgcagggacaggctctgtGCGCCGGCATTTCTTGCTTCCAGTGCCCCCTCTGTAGAGATAAGGAgctatttctcttggaaatgctcaCCATGGGGATCCGAATCCCCTCCAGGTCGGTGCCCTTCTGGCCGGCTCACAAGACAGGAGGCTGCAAGCGCTGTGCCGCCcgcgccaggggctgccccagcagtcCTTCCTGGCCCTCCGCTGTCCCGCGAGTCTGGGCTTCAGCTTCACGGGGGAGCTGGaaacagggcagggcagagggggcgagcagggacgccctgcatctcccttatgccggggcagcaggggctcatccattttcctttctccatcagacTGCCATCGTGGGAGAACAGGCGTGCATACGCAGCACTAAGTGAGAGGCACAGCCGCTGCGATGCCAGGGAGTGCCTTtgtccaggaggcagggagcaggcagaggaagaggggtaagttgccaaagctgcaccccggggctctgTACGGGAAGCCTGTCTCGCCAAGGGCTCGAAGCGCAAGGACTGAGACCGAGAGCTCGGCCGGACAATCCCGTGCTGCGGTCACTTTGTCCTCACAGCCAtgaacccctttgcttccccaggccctggcaactgctcctgtgctgctcctgcgctgCCGAGGGCACCCACAGACGCTGCTCCGACTTGAGGAGCAGCACGGCCAGCTGGGAGTGCGACGCGTGTGCTGGCCTGGGCACCGGTAAGAGGCAAAGCacccgcctgcccctgggctggggccaggggccaggcaaggcctggcagcgggagcccggggtgggcctggcagagcctctctgctctaggagggctgggggcaccgctCTGGCCTATCCTGCCCCGGGCCT is from Harpia harpyja isolate bHarHar1 chromosome Z, bHarHar1 primary haplotype, whole genome shotgun sequence and encodes:
- the LOC128137876 gene encoding PHD finger protein 7-like; its protein translation is MSARKQKAPGSMEQACLLCRRAEADPAVCGAKLEKQGLCAHVFCLLFANELFQQGGREVGLMGFLPEDIRRAVARAARKHCFVCGESGAAISCWQRSCDRSFHLPCAAEGGCVTQYALQYSAFCWQHRPEQAVEAAPEENTTCLICLDLVEERKSYGTMVCPACKHAWFHRGCIQGQALCAGISCFQCPLCRDKELFLLEMLTMGIRIPSRLPSWENRRAYAALSERHSRCDARECLCPGGREQAEEEGPWQLLLCCSCAAEGTHRRCSDLRSSTASWECDACAGLGTASSASSELAGPSTASQAGSGPSHGSPAPDGSSRASPPGPDRVRNSSRLRRRAQHPYSRPGRRRDRSRAPAPSAESSTPSQAALGPSHSSPAPETSSPSTASQLPAGSSCGSPALESSRSSSPPGPVRMRDRSRLQRRAQHPYSRPGRRRGTSRAPSPSAGPDPPPPVQ